From a single Sander vitreus isolate 19-12246 chromosome 2, sanVit1, whole genome shotgun sequence genomic region:
- the ndufb6 gene encoding NADH dehydrogenase [ubiquinone] 1 beta subcomplex subunit 6 — translation MSGYTPDEKLRVEQITKLRRQWLKDQELSPREPVVQAKPPGAVAKFWAGFLEPKSLWRLYTYKAYTGGVFTLTRLLIPAWIVHYCVKYHIAQRPYGIVELKPKLFPGDTILETGEVVPDLPDTHGHH, via the exons ATGTCTGGGTACACACCAGACGAGAAGCTCCGTGTCGAGCAGATAACAAAGCTCCGGAGGCAGTGGCTGAAGGACCAGGAGCTCAGCCCGAGGGAGCCCGTGGTACAAGCTAAACCTCCCGGCGCTGTCGCTAAGTTCTGGGCTGGCTTTCTGGAGCCCAAGAGCCTGTGGAGGCTTTAC ACCTACAAAGCATACACAGGTGGAGTTTTTACATTAACACGGCTGTTGATACCTGCTTGGATTGTTCACTACTGTGTGAAATACCATATTGCC CAAAGGCCATATGGCATTGTGGAATTGAAACCTAAGCTGTTCCCT GGTGACACCATTCTGGAGACGGGCGAAGTTGTTCCAGATCTTCCTGACACCCATGGTCATCACTGA